A single window of Drosophila suzukii chromosome 3, CBGP_Dsuzu_IsoJpt1.0, whole genome shotgun sequence DNA harbors:
- the LOC108011689 gene encoding glutamate transporter polyphemus-like isoform X1 yields MTDSNYDPYANRNVDKPISNIGAFISVIKCVVGTGVLALPLAFQYAGTILGPLLLIATAFVLIHGIQMLIICMVECSRRVQVGYTNFPDSMAYSFSQGPKCFKYIAKAAGYLADITLCIAHYGICVVYLVFVSSNVMNVLERYIFMGDLRCYIAIFGVLSIPAFCIIHLKYLVPINLVANILIYVGFAMIFYYIFQNLPPFTDRAFVGDPMKLPQFFGIVLFSISSVGVFLAVESKMAKPQKFIGWFGVLDIAALVVVISYIIFGIFGYWRYGEGVAASLTLNLPDEPLSVAIQIILAIDIFLSFPLSGYVVINIIMTHFWNKSGNLKRAVLKEIILRISFVLVATLNGVAFPDLGPLLSLVGALTLSLLNLVFPAFMEICLYYPDGYNYGRYKWKLVKDIIMIIFGALILIQGTIFSIIDMIVYYGHM; encoded by the exons atgacggacag TAACTACGATCCCTATGCAAACCGCAATGTGGACAAACCAATATC AAACATTGGAGCCTTCATTTCCGTGATCAAATGCGTCGTGGGAACTGGTGTCCTGGCATTGCCCTTAGCATTTCAGTATGCGGGAACAATCCTGGGTCCACTTCTCCTCATAGCAACTGCATTCGTCCTCATCCATGGCATACAAATGCTG ATCATTTGCATGGTAGAGTGCTCCCGTCGAGTGCAGGTCGGCTATACCAACTTTCCGGATTCGATGGCGTACTCCTTTTCCCAGGGACCCAAATGCTTTAAGTATATTGCCAAAGCTGCGGGTTACCTGGCCGACATTACGTTGTGCATTGCGCATTACGGCATCTGTGTGGTGTACCTAGTGTTTGTCTCCAGCAACGTAATGAATGTGTTGGAACGGTACATCTTTATGGGAGACTTAAGGTGTTACATTGCCATATTTGGAGTACTGAGCATACCTGCCTTCTGCATCATACACCTAAAGTATCTGGTGCCCATCAATTTGGTGGCCAATATCCTCATATATGTTGGATTCGCCATGATTTTCTACTATATCTTTCAAAATCTGCCGCCGTTCACCGATCGTGCATTCGTTGGTGATCCAATGAAGCTTCCCCAATTCTTCGGAATCGTACTCTTCTCCATTTCATCGGTTGGGGTG TTTCTGGCCGTCGAGTCCAAGATGGCAAAGCCACAAAAGTTCATCGGCTGGTTCGGTGTACTCGATATAGCCGCCCTAGTTGTAGTCATCTCCTACATTATCTTCGGAATTTTCGGCTACTGGCGCTACGGAGAAGGAGTAGCAGCTTCGTTGACCCTCAACCTTCCGGATGAACC ATTGAGCGTTGCAATCCAAATAATACTCGCAATTGACATCTTTCTGTCGTTTCCCTTGTCCGGATATGTGGTGATCAACATCATCATGACCCACTTCTGGAACAAAAGTGGTAACCTGAAGCGGGCCGTGCTGAAGGAGATCATCCTTCGGATTAGCTTTGTATTGGTTGCAACCCTCAATGGAGTCGCCTTCCCGGATTTGGGTCCTCTGCTGTCCTTGGTTGGAGCCTTAACCCTATCGCTGCTGAATCTAGTCTTTCCAGCCTTTATGGAGATTTGTTTGTACTATCCAGACGGGTACAACTATGGCAGGTATAAGTGGAAGCTCGTCAAGGACATTATTATGATCATTTTTGGTGCCCTCATTCTGATCCAAGGCACCATATTTTCTATCATAGACATGATAGTGTATTATGGACATATGTAA
- the LOC108011689 gene encoding glutamate transporter polyphemus-like isoform X2: protein MTDSNYDPYANRNVDKPISNIGAFISVIKCVVGTGVLALPLAFQYAGTILGPLLLIATAFVLIHGIQMLIICMVECSRRVQVGYTNFPDSMAYSFSQGPKCFKYIAKAAGYLADITLCIAHYGICVVYLVFVSSNVMNVLERYIFMGDLRCYIAIFGVLSIPAFCIIHLKYLVPINLVANILIYVGFAMIFYYIFQNLPPFTDRAFVGDPMKLPQFFGIVLFSISSVGVMVALL from the exons atgacggacag TAACTACGATCCCTATGCAAACCGCAATGTGGACAAACCAATATC AAACATTGGAGCCTTCATTTCCGTGATCAAATGCGTCGTGGGAACTGGTGTCCTGGCATTGCCCTTAGCATTTCAGTATGCGGGAACAATCCTGGGTCCACTTCTCCTCATAGCAACTGCATTCGTCCTCATCCATGGCATACAAATGCTG ATCATTTGCATGGTAGAGTGCTCCCGTCGAGTGCAGGTCGGCTATACCAACTTTCCGGATTCGATGGCGTACTCCTTTTCCCAGGGACCCAAATGCTTTAAGTATATTGCCAAAGCTGCGGGTTACCTGGCCGACATTACGTTGTGCATTGCGCATTACGGCATCTGTGTGGTGTACCTAGTGTTTGTCTCCAGCAACGTAATGAATGTGTTGGAACGGTACATCTTTATGGGAGACTTAAGGTGTTACATTGCCATATTTGGAGTACTGAGCATACCTGCCTTCTGCATCATACACCTAAAGTATCTGGTGCCCATCAATTTGGTGGCCAATATCCTCATATATGTTGGATTCGCCATGATTTTCTACTATATCTTTCAAAATCTGCCGCCGTTCACCGATCGTGCATTCGTTGGTGATCCAATGAAGCTTCCCCAATTCTTCGGAATCGTACTCTTCTCCATTTCATCGGTTGGGGTG ATGGTTGCCTTGCTCTAA